A genomic region of Oceaniferula marina contains the following coding sequences:
- a CDS encoding protein kinase domain-containing protein, whose amino-acid sequence MSSDPSPSDFTPPTIEEISKLLPAYEVLSFIAKGGMGAVYLANQKSLDRPVAIKILPRHFGEDAEFRASFEAEAKSMAKLNHPNLIGIYDFGQVDGMLYIIMEMVQGKSLYHSAYGKTIDSAEAARIVRDICRGLSNAHKHGILHRDIKPANILLDPSASPKIGDFGLARPVGEHEKDSAFGTPGYTAPEVLHNPQAVDESTDIYAVGILLYELLTSELPERAYSPVATRCHCNPKFDQIIRKAIHPTPALRFRSAEAMADALEPLTKEDKTNNPLLTANQPAGSAGGPKSLVTATTSNAPLQTQSGSSAPTGNGPATPMPQVKVGSNVPFIRNIIIIIALLAAIVVAWEGLKQVKIHRANKQAKLEQKKEEEKLEKERQRKELAAARAKARADAAAQAAKAAQKTPLPPVKVETPREALSRLRPQLIQGNFNALPKGSLRRDTSSYFFVSEKMTWHAARAFCEFHGGHLATTPAQSDLAWLCSQLGSGDSIWLGAGCAGRKQWTWIDGSPWTFNTRSSSNSVGVTVDDTEVLMPVRMDETRSFFIEWNKQSQQSATIESQLKRCADSIPSGSPEFPAGTVTYDGRNYLLVGEPGNWTNARRLAQLAGGVLAVPSNADENQWLLSFAAKSVRADEACWIGGFRSSGKTWQWATGEPWSFAHWAPGAPDTDTSYDAACGVTRDEQWQDFPADTEHPFFLIEWSQDNQGHKAVKTNVQPTSGLAPKQKKCAVLIETIKKKYEKLFTSNIKGYEADLRSFQRSLPKSQQTAYTAGILEMQSRYVNNRIPDDLSRINMPAKLQKILDSRLAKQTRHSSDYYNETETIREKYRISLFKTAEELKAKGLTSSLREVEKELENTKTKGTSFVDYILESS is encoded by the coding sequence ATGAGTTCCGATCCATCTCCCTCTGATTTTACACCGCCGACCATAGAGGAAATTTCCAAGCTGCTACCGGCATACGAGGTCCTGTCTTTTATCGCAAAGGGAGGGATGGGTGCAGTGTACCTGGCAAACCAAAAATCCCTGGACCGCCCCGTCGCCATTAAAATTTTGCCCCGCCACTTTGGTGAAGATGCTGAATTCCGGGCATCCTTCGAGGCTGAAGCCAAAAGCATGGCCAAGCTCAACCACCCAAACCTGATTGGCATCTACGATTTTGGTCAGGTTGACGGCATGCTCTATATCATCATGGAAATGGTTCAGGGAAAATCCCTGTATCATTCAGCCTACGGCAAAACCATTGACTCGGCAGAAGCTGCCCGCATTGTCCGTGATATTTGTAGAGGGCTGTCCAATGCCCACAAACACGGTATCCTCCACCGTGATATCAAACCTGCCAATATTCTCCTCGATCCATCAGCCTCCCCAAAAATTGGAGACTTCGGCTTGGCCCGCCCAGTGGGAGAACACGAAAAAGACTCCGCTTTTGGAACCCCAGGATACACTGCGCCCGAAGTCCTGCACAATCCTCAGGCTGTTGACGAAAGCACCGACATCTATGCCGTCGGGATTCTACTCTACGAGCTACTCACCAGCGAACTCCCGGAACGTGCGTATTCCCCGGTTGCAACACGCTGCCACTGCAACCCTAAATTCGACCAAATCATCCGCAAGGCGATTCACCCAACCCCTGCGCTCCGCTTCCGCTCGGCTGAAGCCATGGCCGATGCCCTCGAGCCCTTAACCAAGGAAGATAAAACCAACAATCCCCTACTCACAGCAAACCAGCCGGCAGGATCCGCTGGAGGCCCAAAGTCTCTGGTAACGGCAACTACATCCAATGCCCCGCTGCAGACCCAATCTGGAAGCTCTGCCCCCACGGGCAATGGACCGGCGACCCCAATGCCACAGGTCAAAGTAGGGTCAAACGTCCCATTCATTCGAAATATCATCATTATTATCGCGCTGCTTGCCGCCATCGTGGTCGCTTGGGAAGGACTCAAACAAGTCAAAATCCATCGCGCAAATAAACAGGCAAAGCTGGAGCAGAAAAAAGAAGAAGAGAAACTGGAAAAAGAACGCCAACGCAAGGAACTAGCCGCGGCCAGAGCCAAGGCCAGAGCCGACGCCGCCGCGCAAGCTGCCAAGGCTGCACAAAAAACCCCACTGCCACCCGTCAAAGTCGAAACCCCGCGCGAAGCACTCAGCCGCCTGCGCCCACAACTGATACAAGGAAATTTCAACGCTCTACCCAAAGGGTCTCTTCGTCGCGACACATCCTCCTATTTCTTTGTCTCAGAAAAAATGACCTGGCACGCGGCCAGAGCCTTCTGCGAATTCCACGGTGGTCACCTGGCAACCACTCCGGCCCAAAGCGATCTAGCCTGGTTATGCTCCCAACTGGGTTCGGGCGACAGCATTTGGTTAGGTGCTGGCTGCGCGGGCAGAAAGCAATGGACATGGATCGATGGATCCCCATGGACATTCAATACCCGATCGTCATCTAACTCCGTTGGAGTCACCGTGGATGACACCGAAGTTCTCATGCCTGTTCGCATGGACGAAACCCGTTCTTTTTTTATCGAGTGGAACAAACAAAGCCAACAATCTGCAACGATCGAAAGTCAGCTCAAACGCTGCGCCGATTCCATCCCGTCTGGCTCGCCTGAATTTCCGGCAGGAACCGTTACTTATGACGGACGCAACTACCTGCTTGTGGGAGAACCAGGCAACTGGACAAATGCCCGCAGACTGGCCCAACTGGCGGGAGGAGTCCTCGCAGTCCCATCCAACGCCGATGAAAACCAATGGCTGCTGAGTTTTGCAGCTAAATCGGTCAGAGCCGACGAAGCATGCTGGATCGGCGGCTTCCGATCATCGGGGAAAACCTGGCAATGGGCGACAGGCGAACCATGGAGCTTCGCACATTGGGCCCCGGGCGCACCCGACACCGATACATCCTACGATGCGGCATGTGGCGTGACCCGTGACGAACAATGGCAAGACTTTCCGGCCGATACCGAACATCCCTTTTTCCTGATCGAATGGAGCCAAGACAACCAAGGGCACAAAGCAGTGAAGACAAACGTCCAGCCAACTTCGGGCCTCGCCCCCAAACAAAAAAAGTGCGCCGTCTTGATTGAAACCATCAAGAAAAAATACGAGAAGCTCTTCACTTCTAACATCAAAGGATACGAGGCCGACCTCAGATCCTTCCAACGCAGCCTACCAAAAAGCCAACAAACGGCCTACACTGCCGGAATTCTTGAAATGCAAAGTCGCTACGTGAACAACCGCATCCCCGATGACCTGTCACGCATCAACATGCCAGCCAAGTTGCAAAAAATCCTGGACTCCCGGCTAGCAAAACAAACGCGCCACAGTTCAGATTACTACAACGAAACTGAGACCATCCGGGAAAAATACAGAATCAGCCTGTTTAAAACCGCCGAGGAACTCAAAGCCAAAGGGCTGACCTCCAGTCTCAGAGAGGTCGAAAAAGAACTCGAAAATACAAAGACCAAAGGGACTTCATTTGTTGACTACATTCTAGAATCTTCATAA
- a CDS encoding serine/threonine protein kinase, translating to MTPYPESTCPTTEELSDLLSGYEVHELISLNQHGALYRANQVSLDRAVTIKVLPPEIAQAPDLRQAFETGAKSMAKLKHPNLVDVFDFGISGNMLYIIMEHIPGRTLHETTHGNYVKEHEALTLVLAICRGLSLAHREGIVHGRLHPSNILLDNDGHPKIVNFGFSNLDEGELDESLAAYLAPELASADTEASTSSDVYSLGIMLYTLLTGVFPQNPYQPPSSIQSLSPDIDNIVALAIQPDPLQRYNSVSDMADALETILEKTTTPRTPQIIAAAPVSRQPGLGGPQLRASTLSSANSSSSSAPLIIILVVVVVIAIIAIAVNSSSSPEKENTPDPQPNAQPDFLDRSSPSAEKRNKQDQKTSELGEDWHKPVKNRDADTSPDEGTTSAETDISPDSDATPDIPDPLEDEKAKDQLADKESDSPESEDSAQEDPEDQPAPPEFDIEAYLVKARTFMQGQAKRTLSNYDEDLSKNIDSFERDVKRVLRKLERNIRKPMEIKSTAAFAEFRQLGRIPETIDLTDIKELKAINPIHKEALANQTKIDNKYLIDFTKSRITYFQGIDKQIAALRKEGNDAYAEMLEAEIDVTQKSMERYIRILRGLDPDPPEEEVDEEEDGKKKKKKKKQEED from the coding sequence ATGACGCCTTATCCCGAATCCACATGCCCAACCACGGAGGAGTTGTCCGATTTACTGAGCGGTTACGAGGTCCACGAGCTCATTTCCCTCAACCAACACGGTGCCCTCTACCGAGCAAATCAGGTCTCGCTGGATCGAGCCGTCACCATCAAGGTGCTGCCCCCTGAAATCGCACAGGCTCCCGACCTTCGCCAAGCCTTTGAAACCGGGGCAAAGAGCATGGCCAAGCTCAAACATCCCAATCTGGTGGACGTGTTCGATTTTGGAATTTCCGGAAACATGCTCTACATCATCATGGAGCACATCCCAGGGAGAACACTGCATGAAACGACCCATGGCAACTATGTGAAGGAACATGAAGCCCTCACCTTGGTCCTCGCCATCTGCAGAGGATTAAGCCTGGCTCATCGCGAAGGGATTGTCCATGGGCGATTGCACCCGTCGAACATCCTGCTCGACAACGATGGTCATCCAAAAATTGTCAATTTTGGGTTTTCCAATCTGGATGAGGGGGAACTGGATGAAAGCTTGGCGGCCTACCTCGCCCCCGAACTTGCTTCGGCGGACACGGAGGCCTCGACATCGAGTGACGTCTATTCGCTGGGCATCATGCTCTATACCTTGCTCACCGGCGTTTTTCCACAAAACCCGTATCAACCACCCTCATCGATACAGTCACTTTCCCCCGACATTGATAACATCGTCGCACTGGCAATCCAACCGGACCCCTTGCAACGCTACAACTCGGTATCGGATATGGCAGACGCTCTGGAAACGATTCTGGAAAAAACCACTACGCCCCGAACTCCGCAAATCATTGCCGCGGCTCCCGTTTCACGTCAGCCAGGCTTAGGTGGCCCCCAACTCCGGGCGTCCACCCTTTCTTCCGCCAATAGCTCGAGCAGCTCCGCGCCTCTCATCATAATCCTGGTGGTGGTCGTTGTCATCGCGATCATCGCCATCGCGGTTAATTCATCATCCTCTCCAGAAAAAGAGAACACTCCCGATCCTCAGCCAAACGCTCAACCGGATTTCCTCGACCGTTCGTCCCCATCAGCAGAAAAAAGAAACAAACAAGATCAAAAAACTTCCGAGCTTGGTGAGGATTGGCACAAGCCGGTGAAAAATCGGGACGCCGACACATCACCAGATGAGGGCACAACATCCGCCGAAACGGACATATCTCCAGACAGCGATGCGACACCTGACATCCCCGACCCTCTGGAAGATGAAAAGGCAAAAGATCAACTCGCCGACAAGGAATCGGACAGCCCCGAATCCGAGGACTCAGCCCAAGAAGATCCTGAAGATCAACCGGCACCTCCCGAATTCGACATCGAAGCTTACCTGGTAAAAGCTCGAACCTTCATGCAAGGGCAGGCAAAACGCACCCTCTCCAACTACGATGAGGACCTCAGCAAAAACATCGATAGCTTCGAACGCGATGTCAAACGCGTGCTCAGAAAGCTTGAGCGCAACATCCGTAAACCGATGGAAATCAAGTCGACTGCGGCCTTTGCCGAATTCAGGCAATTGGGACGTATCCCTGAAACAATCGATCTCACCGACATCAAGGAGCTCAAGGCCATCAATCCCATTCACAAAGAGGCACTCGCCAACCAAACAAAAATCGACAACAAATACCTCATCGATTTCACTAAATCACGGATCACTTACTTCCAAGGAATCGACAAGCAAATCGCAGCACTTCGAAAAGAAGGCAATGATGCCTACGCCGAAATGCTCGAAGCAGAAATTGACGTCACCCAGAAAAGCATGGAGCGCTACATCCGCATCCTGAGAGGTCTCGACCCCGACCCTCCGGAAGAAGAAGTGGATGAGGAAGAAGACGGCAAAAAGAAAAAGAAGAAAAAGAAGCAGGAGGAAGACTAG
- a CDS encoding M23 family metallopeptidase has product MKQRLIHFGVAFLFVAIAVLIAREFLKPAVDTERPIKSLTSHQDADAPLGFPVNDQPAPFDSRFIQLSGFERTLIPKVSRMSQPMGTEHGALTYNAQPFWADNPARGGHHTGDDLNGIGGMNTDLGDPVYAIANGLVIYRGEPSLAWGNTLIIAHRTPEGEVIQSMYAHLDQLHLAYGDVVYQGQTIGTVGTANLNYPAHLHFEIRKSSSSHIGYGYGPSPGTRQNPNETLAKYRGLIEDAFYAAPLQTTLDEQLNQQRIKNLIPTQ; this is encoded by the coding sequence ATGAAACAACGCCTCATTCATTTTGGAGTCGCATTCCTTTTTGTTGCAATAGCAGTGCTGATTGCCCGTGAGTTTTTAAAACCTGCCGTCGATACCGAGCGCCCGATCAAATCTCTCACCTCGCATCAGGATGCCGATGCCCCACTCGGCTTCCCAGTAAACGACCAACCGGCACCTTTTGACTCCCGCTTTATCCAGCTTAGTGGGTTTGAACGAACACTCATACCGAAGGTCTCACGGATGAGCCAACCCATGGGAACCGAGCATGGAGCGTTAACCTACAACGCGCAGCCATTTTGGGCTGACAACCCTGCACGCGGCGGCCACCACACCGGAGATGATTTAAATGGGATCGGCGGAATGAATACCGACCTGGGTGACCCAGTCTACGCCATCGCCAACGGCCTCGTGATCTACCGTGGTGAACCATCACTTGCCTGGGGAAACACCCTGATCATTGCCCACCGAACACCGGAAGGTGAAGTCATTCAATCCATGTATGCCCACCTGGACCAACTCCACCTTGCCTACGGAGATGTTGTTTACCAAGGGCAAACCATTGGCACCGTCGGAACGGCCAACCTCAACTACCCGGCTCACCTGCACTTTGAGATCCGGAAAAGTTCGAGCTCTCACATAGGTTATGGCTATGGACCGTCCCCAGGCACCAGGCAAAATCCGAATGAAACTTTAGCTAAATACCGGGGTTTAATCGAAGATGCGTTCTATGCCGCCCCCCTACAAACCACTCTGGATGAGCAGCTTAATCAACAACGAATAAAAAACCTCATTCCTACACAATAA